The following proteins are co-located in the Cupriavidus pauculus genome:
- a CDS encoding TetR/AcrR family transcriptional regulator yields the protein MEAKPQAGPRRTRDRILDVSLRLFNELGEPNVTTTTIAEAMEISPGNLYYHFRNKDDIINSIFVRFEQEMERRLKMPEDHKATLGESWGYLQYMSEFLWNYRFLYRDINDLLARNRMLETNFKRIVDQKKRFAMEICRQFQEDGDMEATPEQVDAVCTNIVVIATYWLSFQFVQHPRQYNDPEQIRGYLHGSSYHIFSILAPYLRGKAREAFDQLAREYAAEKAAADAARAEKERK from the coding sequence ATGGAAGCCAAACCGCAAGCCGGTCCGCGCCGTACCCGAGACCGCATCCTCGATGTGTCGCTGCGCCTGTTCAACGAGCTGGGCGAGCCGAACGTCACCACGACGACCATCGCGGAGGCCATGGAAATCAGCCCTGGCAACCTCTACTACCACTTCCGCAACAAGGACGACATCATCAATTCCATCTTCGTGCGCTTCGAGCAGGAGATGGAGCGCCGCCTGAAGATGCCGGAGGACCACAAGGCCACGCTGGGCGAGAGCTGGGGCTACCTGCAGTACATGTCGGAGTTCCTGTGGAACTATCGCTTCCTGTACCGCGACATCAACGACCTGCTGGCGCGCAACCGGATGCTGGAGACGAACTTCAAGCGCATCGTCGACCAGAAGAAGCGCTTTGCGATGGAGATCTGCCGCCAGTTCCAGGAGGACGGCGACATGGAGGCCACGCCTGAGCAGGTGGACGCGGTCTGCACCAACATCGTGGTGATCGCCACCTACTGGCTGTCGTTCCAGTTCGTGCAGCACCCGCGCCAGTACAACGATCCCGAGCAGATCCGCGGCTACCTGCACGGGTCCAGCTATCACATTTTCTCGATCCTGGCGCCGTACCTGCGCGGCAAGGCGCGCGAGGCGTTCGACCAGCTGGCGCGCGAGTACGCGGCCGAGAAGGCCGCCGCCGACGCCGCCCGCGCCGAAAAGGAGCGCAAGTGA
- a CDS encoding DUF924 family protein, whose protein sequence is MSSADPRDTVPPAARAVLDFWFGLPGSPAWNTSRREWFTKSDAFDADIRERFLPAWQAAHDGAADDWSVTPAGACARVVLLDQFPRNMFRGDARSFATDGQALALARRMLADGWDRQLPTPWHRMFCYLPFEHAESLAEQDVSVGAFEALRDETGGQVDVVEWAIKHRDIVARFGRFPHRNAVLGRAGTAEELAFLEQPGSRF, encoded by the coding sequence ATGTCCAGCGCTGACCCCCGCGACACCGTGCCCCCCGCCGCGCGCGCGGTGCTCGACTTCTGGTTCGGGCTGCCGGGATCGCCTGCGTGGAATACCTCGCGGCGCGAGTGGTTCACCAAGTCCGACGCCTTCGACGCCGACATCCGCGAGCGCTTCCTGCCGGCCTGGCAGGCCGCCCACGACGGCGCGGCGGACGACTGGTCGGTCACCCCGGCCGGCGCCTGCGCGCGCGTGGTGCTGCTGGACCAGTTCCCGCGCAACATGTTCCGCGGCGACGCCCGCAGCTTTGCCACCGACGGCCAGGCGCTGGCGCTGGCCCGGCGCATGCTGGCCGACGGCTGGGACCGCCAGCTCCCCACGCCGTGGCATCGGATGTTCTGCTACCTGCCATTCGAACACGCCGAGTCGCTGGCCGAGCAGGACGTCTCCGTGGGCGCATTCGAGGCGCTGCGCGACGAGACCGGCGGCCAGGTCGACGTGGTCGAGTGGGCGATCAAGCACCGCGATATCGTCGCGCGTTTCGGCCGGTTCCCGCATCGCAACGCCGTGCTGGGCCGCGCCGGCACCGCCGAGGAACTGGCCTTCCTGGAGCAGCCGGGATCGCGGTTCTAG
- a CDS encoding group II truncated hemoglobin codes for MVTNIEEPGEKREEITAYELIGGEARVRELVDRFYDLMDLEAEFAGLRALHPASLDGSRDKLFWFLCGWLGGPNYFIERFGHPRLRARHLPFEIGTSERDQWMRCMALAMQDVGLPEDLQMRLMQALFQTADWMRNVQR; via the coding sequence ATGGTGACGAATATCGAAGAGCCCGGCGAGAAGCGCGAGGAGATCACCGCCTACGAGCTGATCGGCGGCGAGGCGCGCGTGCGCGAGCTGGTCGACCGTTTCTACGACCTGATGGACCTGGAGGCCGAGTTTGCCGGGCTGCGCGCGCTGCATCCGGCATCGCTGGACGGCTCGCGCGACAAGCTGTTCTGGTTCCTCTGCGGCTGGCTGGGCGGCCCGAACTACTTTATCGAGCGCTTTGGCCACCCGCGCCTGCGCGCCCGCCACCTGCCGTTCGAGATCGGCACCAGCGAGCGCGACCAGTGGATGCGCTGCATGGCGCTGGCGATGCAGGACGTGGGCCTGCCCGAGGACCTGCAGATGCGCCTGATGCAGGCGCTGTTCCAGACCGCCGACTGGATGCGCAATGTCCAGCGCTGA
- a CDS encoding ABC transporter permease: MSTASPTEAHPHRFSAWRQAMRMARRDWLAGELTLLLFALVLAVAALTSVGFLADRMRLGLERDARQMIAADVLLISDQPFDAAFADRARRDGLQVAQTVTFPSMATARAQGAPAQGDAPSQLAALKAASDGYPLRGRLKVAQAPGGPEANAEGIPAPGTVWVDEALLIALGLRVGDGLQLGSKTFRIDRIITQELDRGAGFMNFAPRVLLPMADLEATRLIGWGSRVTYRLLVAGPDAAGEAYRKWATAEIERRHLRNTRVESLESGQPQMRATLDRAERFLSLVAVLSSMIAAVAIAMSARRYMQRHTDATAVYKCLGLSRGQILAAFGIEFVMLGLAGALVGVALGYAAHYGLLASLGGILQVSLPHPSAVPALVGVAAGLVLLVGFALPPLLALTRIAPLRVLRRDIGLPPVSAWTAYALGLGAFVALLMVAARDLKLGLTTAGGFVGAGVVFALLALALLMALSRTMRGRARGSVGWRFALAVLERRRGVTVLQTVALAVGLMALLLLGMTRNDLIDSWRNATPADAPNRFIINIQPDQREPLRQMLARSGVDDLLFPMVRGRLIQIGDRPVQAADYPDGRARNLVEREFNLSYMDTVPDGNEVVAGKWDGGASVEEGIAKTLHIRLGDTLRFDVAGQIVEAPVTSLRKLEWGSMRVNFFVILPVAKMQGLPETYITSFHLPPEQAALGNRLTATFPNITVVNTDLILRQIQNVLDQVIAAVEFLFVFTLLAGVTVLYAALSGARDERKRDAGLLKALGAPAALVRQTQYAEFLVVGGLAGFLASLGAIAVGWGLSQFVFDFPYRFNGWIVPVGVVSGMLCAFAGGWLGLREVLRQPALATLRDVN; this comes from the coding sequence ACTGGCTGGCCGGCGAACTGACGCTGCTGTTGTTTGCACTGGTGCTGGCCGTGGCCGCGCTGACCAGCGTGGGCTTTCTGGCCGACCGCATGCGGCTGGGGCTGGAGCGCGACGCGCGGCAGATGATCGCCGCCGATGTGCTGCTGATCTCCGACCAGCCGTTCGATGCCGCCTTTGCCGACCGCGCCCGGCGCGACGGCCTGCAGGTGGCGCAGACGGTGACTTTCCCGAGCATGGCCACGGCGCGCGCCCAGGGCGCCCCGGCGCAGGGCGACGCGCCGAGCCAGCTGGCCGCGCTGAAGGCCGCCTCTGACGGCTACCCGTTGCGCGGCCGGCTCAAGGTGGCGCAGGCGCCCGGCGGGCCCGAAGCCAACGCCGAGGGCATCCCGGCGCCCGGCACGGTCTGGGTGGACGAGGCGCTGCTGATCGCGCTGGGCCTGCGCGTCGGCGACGGCCTGCAACTGGGCAGCAAGACGTTCCGCATCGACCGGATCATCACGCAGGAACTCGATCGCGGCGCCGGCTTCATGAACTTCGCGCCGCGCGTGCTGCTGCCGATGGCCGACCTGGAGGCCACCAGGCTGATCGGCTGGGGCAGCCGCGTGACCTACCGCCTGCTGGTGGCCGGCCCCGACGCGGCCGGCGAGGCGTACCGCAAGTGGGCAACGGCCGAGATCGAGCGGCGCCACCTGCGCAATACGCGCGTGGAATCGCTGGAATCGGGCCAGCCGCAGATGCGCGCCACGCTGGACCGGGCCGAGCGATTCCTGTCGCTGGTGGCGGTGCTGTCGTCGATGATCGCCGCGGTGGCCATTGCCATGTCCGCGCGGCGCTACATGCAGCGCCACACCGACGCCACGGCGGTCTACAAGTGCCTGGGGCTGTCGCGCGGGCAGATCCTGGCCGCGTTCGGCATCGAGTTCGTGATGCTGGGGCTGGCCGGCGCGCTGGTGGGCGTGGCGCTGGGCTACGCGGCCCATTACGGGCTGCTGGCGTCGCTGGGCGGCATCCTGCAGGTGTCGCTGCCGCATCCGTCGGCCGTGCCGGCGCTGGTGGGCGTGGCGGCCGGGCTGGTGCTGCTGGTGGGGTTTGCGCTGCCCCCCCTGCTGGCGCTGACGCGGATCGCGCCGCTGCGCGTGCTGCGGCGGGACATCGGGCTGCCGCCGGTATCGGCCTGGACGGCCTACGCGCTGGGCCTGGGCGCGTTCGTGGCGCTGCTGATGGTGGCCGCGCGCGACCTGAAGCTGGGCCTGACCACGGCGGGCGGCTTCGTGGGCGCCGGCGTAGTGTTCGCGCTGCTGGCGCTGGCGTTGCTGATGGCGCTGTCGCGCACCATGCGCGGCCGCGCGCGGGGCAGCGTGGGCTGGCGCTTTGCGCTGGCGGTGCTGGAACGGCGCCGTGGCGTGACCGTGCTGCAGACCGTGGCGCTGGCCGTGGGGCTGATGGCGCTGCTGCTGCTGGGCATGACGCGCAATGACCTGATCGATTCCTGGCGCAACGCCACGCCGGCCGACGCGCCCAACCGGTTCATCATCAACATCCAGCCCGACCAGCGCGAGCCGCTGCGCCAGATGCTGGCCCGGAGCGGGGTCGACGACCTGCTGTTCCCGATGGTGCGCGGCCGGCTGATCCAGATCGGCGACCGGCCGGTGCAGGCTGCTGACTACCCCGACGGCCGCGCACGCAACCTGGTCGAGCGCGAGTTCAACCTGTCGTACATGGATACGGTGCCGGACGGCAACGAGGTGGTGGCCGGCAAGTGGGACGGCGGCGCGTCGGTGGAGGAGGGCATCGCCAAGACCCTGCATATCCGGCTGGGCGATACGCTGCGCTTCGACGTGGCCGGGCAGATCGTGGAGGCGCCGGTGACGTCGCTGCGCAAGCTCGAATGGGGCTCGATGCGTGTCAACTTCTTCGTCATCCTGCCCGTGGCCAAGATGCAGGGGCTGCCGGAGACGTACATCACGTCGTTCCACCTGCCGCCCGAGCAGGCGGCGCTCGGCAACCGGCTGACGGCCACGTTTCCGAACATCACCGTGGTCAATACCGACCTGATCCTGCGCCAGATCCAGAACGTGCTGGACCAGGTGATCGCGGCCGTGGAGTTCCTGTTCGTCTTCACGCTGCTGGCCGGCGTGACCGTGCTGTACGCGGCGCTGTCCGGCGCGCGCGACGAGCGCAAGCGCGACGCGGGCCTGCTCAAGGCGCTGGGCGCTCCGGCGGCGCTGGTCCGGCAGACGCAGTACGCCGAGTTCCTGGTGGTGGGCGGGCTGGCCGGCTTCCTGGCCAGCCTGGGCGCCATTGCCGTGGGCTGGGGGCTGTCGCAGTTCGTGTTCGACTTTCCGTACCGCTTCAACGGCTGGATCGTGCCGGTGGGCGTGGTTTCTGGCATGCTGTGCGCTTTTGCCGGCGGCTGGCTGGGCCTGCGCGAAGTGCTGCGGCAGCCGGCGCTGGCCACGCTGCGGGATGTGAACTGA